TTAAGATAGTCGctaaagaggctgaatggcctcttcctcttcCAATCTCTATATCATTGGTTGGCCTGGAGAACAGTGGTTTGCTGAAACCGAGTGCCGCAGTTGGCAGCCCGGCTGGTATGGGGCAGGGATCAGTTAGTGGCCCGGGGCAGGGATCAGTTAGTGGCCCAGACCAGCTGAGGGCAGCGGGTTTAATGACCGGACTAGGCGATCGCTGTGTAGTAACGGTTGCTTTACTTGCTGTGCTGCTTCCTACCAGGCCAGAGCTTCGATCGCCAGGCGGGCACCAGGCGGTCTCTTGTCCGCTCGGATACCGCGCTGAGGCGGCCCACGAGAATCAAACGGAGAAAGACAATCACCGGGCtgcctgacaccatccagaagGAACTAGGTATGGCTAATCAGTACTGTATTCACAGCCCCCCCTTCTCCCTTCTCATCTGTCGtcatgtctgtgtatctgtgtccctcgtgtctgtctgtgtgtgtccgtgtctgtgtatgtgtgtgtgtatgtgcgcgtgtgtgtgtgtatatattaacCAGTAGTTTTCATCCATCTCCTGCCAATACAGTCTGATAGCCAGCGATAAAAGGTTCCAAGGAGAACGGTGTTGTCTGGACAGGAAAGGAAGGGACCGAGAATGTCTGAGGCTCTTTTAGGGCTTACTCAGCTTTCCCTCTCCCTCAATTGGTTAAGCTCCGGCCAAGTGGCACAGTGAGATCCCAGGACCAGCACCTGCTCTCTGCTGGGTTAGTTGACCTCATCAGTTGGTGGAGGGCAGGGAGGAGCTTTACAGTTGGCCTCAGCAccccagggtccttgattattatcCAGGgaccccaccagcccctccagaACCCCCCACTGGAAAGGCTGTGAGAGGGTGGATTCAACTCAGGTAGGGGATGCTCAGGCCAGACTTGCCATCTTTCTGTGATTTGGGCTGTGACTCTGtcagagaggagagagcgagagcaaggtagggagggagagaaaaagaggaggACAGAAAGAGatgagagtgggaaagagagctGGGAAAGAGTGAAACagcgggggagaaagagagagagatggaggaaagagagaggaagggggagagagggagaggaagtgatTTGGAAAGAGTGTGAAAGGGGGgaaagactgtggaaggaaaggaACGGTACCCAAAGTAAGCGATTTGGAATTAATTTCCTTCTGTTCAGTTGTAGGGGTATTATCAATGATGAAGTCTCGTTCTGCTCAGTTTGCAATGATGTTCAAATCCACTATAGTATTCAGAAATGTTCAACAGTTGTAGCTAAAGTGTGGAGGAGTCTCATTCTCTATGTAGAGGACAACCTGCTGGAGTTTCTCCCTAATATATCTATTTCTGGTTTAGTTTGCACGGCCGGGACTGTGTGTCAGTCCCCCGTGTGTTCACATCATTAAGAGTGGCTTCCTCATTCTGAGGATAGGCCTCATTCTGAGCCTACAACTTTAACATAAAATCCCtacgtgcagaaggagaccattcgagcctgcaccaataacaatcccaccctatccccgtaaccccacacatttaccccgctaatccctctaaccctacacatcccaggacactgaggggcaatttagcttggccaatgcacttaatctgaacatctttggactgtgggaggaaaccagagaacccggaggagagaacgtgcaaactccacacagacagtgacccaagccgggaatcgaacccaggtccctggcgctgtgaggcagcagtgccaaccactgtgccaccgtgccacccagatacAGGGACACAGGGGACCAAGGTATTTTTAAAAGCTGCAGTGCAAAGGGGAGTCAGACAGTGGGTCACCTGCTAATCAAATTAGATGGATATGAAACGTTTTGGTTCTTGAACGTAGCCATAAGCAGATGTCAGGGGGAGGTCAAAGAACCAAGTGCATCCTGCCGACCATACTGTGCGTCACATCCCCAAAGGTGACCTTGGGCAGTGGGAGAATGTCCAGTCATGCTGACCCACACGTTACGTGTTGTATATGAACaaggaacagcagtaggccactcggcccttcaagcctgctctaccatttaataagatcgtggctgatctgattggaacctcagatctgcatcccgcctactcccaataacctttcacccccttgcttaccaagaatctttcCACCTCAGCCTTAAAAAGATTTTGTTTCCAACCCCTCTCCAGGCAGAGAGCTCCAGAGACACTCAACCCtctttgagtgaaataattttgccttgtctctgttttaaatgagcaaccccttattttaaacagtgaccccgtaGTTCTAGATtctgccacaagaggaaacaccctctccacatccaccctgtcaatactcctctggaccttatgtttcaatcaactcacctcttactcttctaaactccagcagatacaagtctAACCTGcctaacttttcctcataagacaacccatctgGACTGCTTCCAGTGCAttaacatcctttcttaaataacatgcccaatgctgtacacagtattccagatatggtctcactggTGTCCTGTACAACTGTGGGATTCTCTATATGGTTTGCATTAAttaaaaggcttcattttaaaGGTATTTCTGCCTAATGTAACTGATTACGCTATGCTTTaagctaacttggccacattttaaaactcagcttggaATTCAGGGTTTTGAGCTTAGAAATTGACTAcatttgaaagtacaaggcaagcAAAGTTTTGCATAAACAGAAGCTTTCATGGTCTCACAGCTGTGAATTGCTTTTGAAAGCTGGAGACTGCTTATACCTATTAGTATTTTAACAAGATACCTATTAGTATTTTAACAAGAAAAGATAACTGAACTTGTATATTGTTAGTAGCAGCTGTTTGTTTTTTTAGTTGTTgttcagtcgaatgctgcaaggTTTTTGGGTCTGGCTAGAAGTCAGTCCCCaactcaacccccctcccccccaccccccaccccctctctcttaagTAATCCTATTTCATTTCTGTTAGGTTAATTTCAAGTTATATCCAATAAATCATTTCTTTAAAATCGTACCAAGTGCCCACGGTCTATTTGGAGAAATGAATGGATTCTACAACatctgaagcataatctccctattTCTACATGCAATTCTTCTCACAATAAACACTAACGTTCTATCACacttcctgattacttgctgtacctgtatactagccttttgtgattcgtgcaccaggacacccagatccctctgcacctcagctcagcaatctctcagcatttcGATAATATGTACTTCTGGCAGTgatctgtacatttccctctcagggtttaaagtttatttattagtgtcacaagtaggcttacattcacacggcaatgaagttactgcaaaaatcccccagtcgccacactccggtgcctgctcgggtacactgagggagaatttagcatggtcaatgcaccctaaccagcacgtctttcagactgtgggaggaaactggagcacccggaggaaactcacgcagacacagggagaacgggcagactccacacagacggtgacccaagctgggaatcgaacccgggtccctggtgctgtgaggcagcagtactaaccactgtgctgccatgagtCAGATTTTGGGTGATAGACAATGGCACAGATTTATTAATGATGGTTTTAATCATGAATGATGATAATACCCAACAAAACTGAAAGACTTGGATTTATATCGAGCCTTTCATGCTCCCTGAACTTCACAAAGACTCACGGGCAGGGCTGGAGATTGACAGGAAAAACATGAggatcagtgtgtgggggtgtatgTGTGGGGCCTTCATatggtgtgtgtgtataagtaCTGGGCTCTTAATAATgtaaagtaaactttatttattagtgtcacaagtaggcttacattaacactgcaattaagttactgtgaaaatcccctagtcgccacactccggcgcctccgacactaagggagaatttagcacagccaactcacctaaccaacacgtctttcgaattgtgggaggaaacctgagcacccggaggaaacccacgcagacacggggagaatgtgcaaactccacacagacagtgacccaagccaggaatcgaacccaggtccctggcgctgtgaagcagcagtgctaaccactgtgccactgtgctaccccatgaTGTATTCCACAGCTAAACAGCCTCACAGACATTCACTAAATAGACTCGAGCACGAAGGAACATAAAATTGGGTGTGTCAATATGCAGCCAGAACCCGTAGAACAATCCCTCTGAAGGAGAGGAGCAGAGTTTATGGGATCAGGCTGACTGACTCCACATGGCGGTGTCCTAGTGGTTTTATCgcaagattattaatccagaaactcaactaatgttctgggaacctgggttcaaatcccgccacggcaggtggtggaatttgaattcagtaaaaaatatctggaattaagaatctactgatgaccatgaaatgattgtcggaaaaacccatctggttcactaatgccctttagggaaggaaatctgccatccctacctggtctggcctacatgtgactccagagccacagcgatgtggttgattttcaactgccttcgggcgactagggatgggtaataaatgctgaccagccagtgacgcccatgtcccacgaatgaattttttaaaaaatagggaTTTGAAAAGGAAGCTGTAACGGTGCCTTTGGAGGACCTGTTTTCTATCCCCATGGAGAGGCAACATCAGGTGAATTTGCCAAATTCACAGTGGCCAGGAAGACTCAATTTTCTTTTCTCCCATTCTCATGTGGGCGTCCATGATGTCCATCCTTCAATGTGGGGTgatcatacaaattaggagcaggagcaggccattcggcccattgagtctgctctgctattcaatgaggTCACGGCTGATCTGTTGTGATAATCCACAACTcggcaaggtggttagcactgctgcctcacagggacccgggttcaattccggcctcgagtcactgtctgtgcggagtttgcactttctttccgtgtctgtgtgggtttctttcggttgctccagtttcctcccacagcccaaagatgtgcgggtgaggtggattggccatgaccaAATTGACCCtcggtgtcaggagattagcagggtaaatatgtggtgttatggggatagggtctgggtgggattgtggtcagtgtaaactcgatgggccgaatggcctcctgcactatagggattctatgaactccactttcctgtctgatcCCCAtagccttaattcccttactgattaaacctctctctcagccttgaacataatgtAACGACCCAGCTTCTGtgacaaagaattccacagattcacttccctctgagagaagaaattcctcctttatctgtgtcttaaataggcgatccccttactctgagattatgccctccggtcctagactctcccacaaggggaaacaccctctcagtgtcaagccccctgagaatctgagatgtctcaataaggtcacctttcattcttctaaactcccaatgagtccaggcccaacctactcaacctctccccataggaaaatccctccgtacccaggatcaacctcgtgaaccttctctgaactattccatcactctcctcgCCAACCTCTCACTTTCCGCCCTCCATTAACTTGAGTTCATCCAAATTTGAGCCCACGTtttaactcacaccaagttccATTCAGACATCTTTCCTGTGCCTGCTGCCCCTCCAACACTGACACCCTTGGAAACAGCCcctccattttaaaatccaaatctCCCCGTGGCCTctccgctctctctatctctgcaatctcctccaaccccacaaccttctgagatatttgcactcctccaattcagcGTTATGAGAATCCCTAACTCCcttcgctccaccattggtggccgtgcatTCAGCTGCTTGGACCTTAGGCTCTGAAATTCCTTCTCAAAACCTCTCCACCTTTCTCttctctttaagatgctcctcaaaACTTAACTTGACCAAGCTTTCTGCcgtctgccctaatatctccttgtgtgacTGGATGTTAATCTTTGTCTGACAGTGAACAGTTTTGTGGTGTTTTACTACGTTACGATGCTGTGTAAAGGTCACGTTGACAGCTCTCCAGTGCATTTCTCCGCAATATTGATATTTGCTTTTAATTGACAGGCTCTGGACAGATACAGGTCAGAGGTCACTCCGTTATCCTCCCTGGTCAGTATTCCACCGTAAGTCGTCTGGAAAGCAGCAAAACCACCAGGGGGCGGTCAGTGACCAAGGACTCCTCCTGCCAAACTGAAGAGGTCAAGGTGGTGCCGCCATCAGTCCGGAGGATTCGGGCACAGAAAGGACAGGGCATCGCGGCCCAACTCTCCCACTCATCAAGCAACATGTTGACTGTTGGTGATGGGACCAGCACGCCGCGTGCCAGCGGGGACCTGCATTTCCACAGCCTGCCCCGACCCGGAGCCCGAGTCTCGCTGCACGAGTTAGACTGTGCCCACCACAGCCTGCGCAAGTCGGAGGAGTCTTTTGGCACGCTGCCCGGGAGGGTGGGCAAGCTGCGTGTGGACGGCTCGGCATCCCAGCTCCGGACAGCCCCCCTGACCAGACCAAAATCCCAGGAGATTACGGGCCGTCAGGCCACGGGGGAAGAATCCACTGGGATGGTGCGCGCCACTTCGCCCATCCAAATCATCGCCCACACCACGTTGTCCTCCAAGGCCGAGGTGGTGGCCATACGCACCTCACAGGGCCGGGGAGGGTGCCCGCTGCCGCCGGGCTCTGCCGTTGCCACGCCCCTCACCGCCGCTGCTCTGGGCAATGCCAACGGACTGCGAGAGGAACACCGCTCCTCCAGCGGCAACTGGAGTGGCAGCAGCGGCGGCAATGGCGGCAGCTCGGGTCGGCACTCCCCGACCTCtgacactgtgctgcccccgTCCCGCTGTGACTCAGCTGTTTCCCTGGCGATGGGCTTGCGGGCCGATCTGGCAGAACCCCTGTACGCCCGGGACCGCAGTGGGACGACCAGCGATGCCGGCGGGTTCCGGCTGGAGGGCAGCAGCAGCGGCTCAACACCACATCCGGTGTGTGAGACGCCACCGAGCGCCCAGCAACCCCCGGCAGAGACACAGGCCATGAACTCGGACTCTCAGGCCCCCGTCTCTCAAACCTATCAGAATTCGGAGCACCccctctcacctccccccactgAGGTGGACTGGAACTCCCTGTACTCGGAGGTGCAGTTTCCACCCGCGGAGGTCACTGCCAGGTCACGGGGCGAGGGCAAAGGTCGGCGAGGCCTGGAAAGCCAAACTGAATACAGTGACCGGTCCCTGGGCCGCAGCATATCCCTGAAAAAGACCAAGAaaccgccccttccccccgcccgcaCGGACTCCCTACGCAAGAAGCCCAAGGGTGCCCGGCCTGTGCTCAGTGAGTCGCTCATTGCTACCCTCCAGCGCTCGCTAGAGGTCAACCTCAAGGATCAAGATGGCCCCTCCGCTTCCCCCAGTGAGGGTCATGACCCCTGGGCCATGCGCCCCCGCAGCCAGAGCAACGCCAGTGCTGGCGAgggcagcagcaacagcagcggGCGTTCCACCGCTGCCAGTAATGCCTACTCCACCAGTGCAGCTACGCCATCCCAGAGTGAGACCAGCAGCCTGCGCTCGGAGTACAGTGACCCCTGGGCCTATTATACTGAGGGGGTAGGCGGGAGAAGCCAGGACGAGGCAGCACGGGCGAGCGCCTGGGACTGCACACAGGACGAGTTGCCGAGGGCCTGCCCGCCACTCGTCACCAACATCTCGGCGAAACCAAAGAGCCCGTCCCCAGACAAGTCCCATGGGGTCACCTCACCCTCGAGCGGCTACTCCAGCCAGTGTAACACCCCCACCATGCTGAACCCAGCACCCGTCTTCTCTCGCCAATTATCGCCAGGGCCTACCAAGCCAAAGCCAAAGGTTCCCGAGCGGAAATCCTCACTGCTGTCCTCCGTGTCAGCCTCCTCCTCATCCGCATCCCTGTCCTCAAATGCCTCGGAATCCCGGCATCAAGTGAGAGAAAGCCGAGCGCTTCCTTCAAACGCACCTCCTGCATTATCCATGGGTCCTGATCTGAatcctccacttcctcctccaccaccaccagtgTGCACCTTAACCCCTCCTGCTGCCCCCTTGGCTATCCTGCCCCCTCCTCCTTTGCTGCCCCCTCctgcctccccccggccccctcctgcctccccccggccccctcctGCCTACCCCCGGCCCCCTCctgcctccccccggccccctcctgcctccccccaaccccctcctgcctccccccggccccctcctgcctccccccggccccctcctgcctccccccggccccctcctgcctcccccctgccctctccTTCCATCGCTGCACCCACTTTACCCCCTCCTGCTCCCCCTCTaccccctcctgctccccccttgccccctgcAGCCCCCTCTCTGGCTATGCCACCTCCTCCCGCTCCCCCGCTGGATCCGAAGATGCTGAACTGTGCGAAGTCCCCACACTCGCCCGCCCGGCCCAGCAGGAAGGAGCCCAAGGCCCCAGCTGAGCAGGCCGAGGCCTACAAACCAGCCCTGGGCCTGCCTCTCATTACAGCCAGCGCTCTGCAGATGGTGCAGCTGAGGTCGGTGAGGAGGGGCGAGCGAGATGGCCCCCCGAGGCCGGTGAAGGAGCCGAGTCCCCGGCTGAAATTGCGACCGGAGCAGCCAATGTCTCCACCGCCCCGGAAACCGGCTGTGCTACAACGGCCTTCCTCCCTTTGCCGATTTGCCAACCAACACGAGGCCAGAACCGTCCCTGACGCCAGCCTAGCCCTAAGCTCGGAGGACAAGACCAGCAGCAGCACGGATTGGCCTGAAACATTGGCCCCCTGGAGCAGGCCTGAGATGGGAGCTGGGAATGAGCCGGAGCTCTGGATGCAGTcacccagccctgccccctcctccactcAGAGCAATGGCATTGAAGCCGGGCTTGATAAAAGGCAACAGCGAGAGAGGACACCCCCACCTGAAAACCCCAATGCCAAATCGGCCGGCAAAATGCCACCTCCCATCGCCAGGAAACCCAAACTGAGTCTACTTGTCCCGCCATCTCCATGGAGCCTCCCTCCTCAAGGGAAACGGGTGCCAGTCTCCTCAGAACCAGTGGCAGAAGACAGGACTGCGACGGCGCCGGTATCTGCTGAGACCAATGGAGAGCGGCCCTCAGGCCAGAGTGTGGAAGAGACGGAATCTGACAACTCCCACACCGCCGGGAGGCTGGAGGACACGGCGCAGCACCAGGCCTGGGAAGTCCATGTGGAGAACCTGTTGGATCAAAGCATGAAAGATCCCGGTGTTCACGAAGAACTGGCAACAGACGCCTCAAACACTTCGGACAGAATGGAAGAGAGCAGTGCAATCATCTGCCAAGGTGACGGAATGGGTAAGATTTCCAGCCAGAATTGactttcctcttcttcctccccgtcccccgtccccccgttccccccccccgttccccccccccgttcccccccccgttccccccccgttcccccctcccgttcccccctcccctccacattgTCCCTTTGCTTGTCCTCACACCTCTTCATCACTCAATCCACTTGTCCCTTCCTCTCCCAATTCCTTCCCATCTCCCCCTCTTTTTAAACCACTCCAGTCCGTTCAATTGCTTCATAGGGGGTGTAACAGAGTGTAATAGAGTTTACAGGGGCTGTAACAGAATGTTCTAGAGTTTATAGGGGGTGTAATAGAGTTTACAGTGGGTATAACAGATGGTTATGGAGCTTACAGGGAGTGAAACAAGTGATATAGAGTTTATAGAGAGTTTAATGGGGTTATAGAGTTTACAGGCGGTGTAAGAGTGTATAAGAGTTTACAGAGGGTGTAACAGAATGTGTAACAGTGTAAGAGTTTACAGAAACTAACAGAGTTTACAGGGGGTGTAACAGAGTGTAATAGTGTTTACAGGACTGTAACACAGTGTAATAGGGTTTACAGAATGTGTAACAGTGTAATAGAGTTTACAGAGTGTATAACAGAGGGTTATAGAGTTTACAGGGGGTGTAAGAGTGTATAAGAATTTACAAAGGGTGTACCAGAGTGTAATAAGGTTTACAGGATGTGTAACAGTGTAATAGAGTTTACAGAGACTGTAACAGAGTTTACAGGGGGTGTAACAAAGTGTTATAGAGTTTACAGGGGTGTAACAGAGTGTAATAGAGTTTACAGGGACTGTAACACAGTGTAATAGGGTTTACAGGATGTGTAACAGTGTAATAGAGTTTACAGAGACTGTAACAGAGTTTACAGGGGGTGTAACAAAGTGTTATAGAGTTTACAGGGGTGTAACAGAGTGTAATAGAGTTTACAGGGACTGTAACACAGTGTAATAGGGTTTACAGGATGTGTAACAGTGTAATAGAGTTTACAGAGTGTATAACAGAGGGTTATAGAGTTTACAGGGGTGTAACAGTGTAATAGAGTTTACAGAGTGTATAACAGAGGGTTATAGAGTTTACAGGGGTGTAACAGTGTAATAGAGTTTACAGAGTGTATAACAGAGGGTTATAGAGTTTACAGGGGTGTAACAGTGTAATAGAGTTTACAGAGTGTATAACAGAGGGTTATAGAGTTTACAGGGGTGTAACAGTGTAATAGAGTTTACAGAGTGTATAACAGAGGGTTATAGAGTTTACAGGGGTGTAACAGTGTAATAGAGTTTACAGAGTGTATAACAGAGGGTTATAGAGTTTACAGGATGTGTAACAGTGTAATAGAGTTTACAGAGTGTATAACAGAGGGTTATAGAGTTTACAGGGGTGTAACAGTGTAATAGAGTTTACAGAGTGTATAACAGAGGGTTATAGAGTTTACAGGGGTGTAACAGTGTAATAGAGTTTACAGAGTGTATAACAGAGGGTTATAGAGTTTACAGGATGTGTAACAGTGTAATAGAGTTTACAGAGTGTATAACAGAGGGTTATAGAGTTTACAGGGGTGTAACAGTGTAATAGAGTTTACAGAGTGTATAACAGAGGGTTATAGAGTTTACAGGAGTGTAACAGGATGTTGCAGGTTGATAACTATCTGGTTTTTACGATA
The DNA window shown above is from Mustelus asterias chromosome 15, sMusAst1.hap1.1, whole genome shotgun sequence and carries:
- the LOC144504890 gene encoding NHS-like protein 1; the protein is MPFYKRIVEPRLVSRLRSEDFGRVWEDGEDEEGVLEADGHGLQRRKRMRRRRGRRRRLELESPPPLLPSAFLFESLQDVSGHTLVSLLRQLAELSRLASGIFQELEVEASSLCVRCSHLHSRLHSLQHRTLRLDAKKVSVPVSNLDEESKWTVHYKASWHQQENVFLPSSRSSCVEDLHQQAKVNLKTVLRAKMSLVPMLMAALHHWNQCSSLEDETDSAVSNLDEESKWTVHYKASWHQQENVFLPSSRSSCVEDLHQQAKVNLKTVLRDCDKLRKDGFRSSQYYSQDPVFASSSSHLSASCLDEEEDQEQIQHNFLSCLSLCCHLTSWKNQPTVSTADEEKLYYSRRPKTPVPGDLSEIDVQTNWTKALPLPTPEERMRQQAQAVQCDVIPINVTGQSFDRQAGTRRSLVRSDTALRRPTRIKRRKTITGLPDTIQKELGSGQIQVRGHSVILPGQYSTVSRLESSKTTRGRSVTKDSSCQTEEVKVVPPSVRRIRAQKGQGIAAQLSHSSSNMLTVGDGTSTPRASGDLHFHSLPRPGARVSLHELDCAHHSLRKSEESFGTLPGRVGKLRVDGSASQLRTAPLTRPKSQEITGRQATGEESTGMVRATSPIQIIAHTTLSSKAEVVAIRTSQGRGGCPLPPGSAVATPLTAAALGNANGLREEHRSSSGNWSGSSGGNGGSSGRHSPTSDTVLPPSRCDSAVSLAMGLRADLAEPLYARDRSGTTSDAGGFRLEGSSSGSTPHPVCETPPSAQQPPAETQAMNSDSQAPVSQTYQNSEHPLSPPPTEVDWNSLYSEVQFPPAEVTARSRGEGKGRRGLESQTEYSDRSLGRSISLKKTKKPPLPPARTDSLRKKPKGARPVLSESLIATLQRSLEVNLKDQDGPSASPSEGHDPWAMRPRSQSNASAGEGSSNSSGRSTAASNAYSTSAATPSQSETSSLRSEYSDPWAYYTEGVGGRSQDEAARASAWDCTQDELPRACPPLVTNISAKPKSPSPDKSHGVTSPSSGYSSQCNTPTMLNPAPVFSRQLSPGPTKPKPKVPERKSSLLSSVSASSSSASLSSNASESRHQVRESRALPSNAPPALSMGPDLNPPLPPPPPPVCTLTPPAAPLAILPPPPLLPPPASPRPPPASPRPPPAYPRPPPASPRPPPMLNCAKSPHSPARPSRKEPKAPAEQAEAYKPALGLPLITASALQMVQLRSVRRGERDGPPRPVKEPSPRLKLRPEQPMSPPPRKPAVLQRPSSLCRFANQHEARTVPDASLALSSEDKTSSSTDWPETLAPWSRPEMGAGNEPELWMQSPSPAPSSTQSNGIEAGLDKRQQRERTPPPENPNAKSAGKMPPPIARKPKLSLLVPPSPWSLPPQGKRVPVSSEPVAEDRTATAPVSAETNGERPSGQSVEETESDNSHTAGRLEDTAQHQAWEVHVENLLDQSMKDPGVHEELATDASNTSDRMEESSAIICQGDGMGDVFEPSSPVLGSSFGWNIEEPSTPSRARTTEDLFAAIHRSKRRVLGRKDSEDEHSKTVSPSPPVTPTGAVSSPGSFKQVGSIQRNLRKSSTSSDSFKALLLKKGSRVETGCRMSAAEMLRSTDPRHQHAEPSQAETARTNGWSPTESRSPGHRGRNPREEWASQEGPMPRGTGLAGVRHGRSRTPPSAASSRYSARHLHLHRLHSSPMTVICEGEAENSEAAESPGDEGRRHSEGDIVSSNGLGETWGEQEPKDGSMSAPASRNLPDSVCGTTDVYLAQNGSASLSEEGANQDWVS